The proteins below are encoded in one region of Brachyspira intermedia PWS/A:
- a CDS encoding BspA family leucine-rich repeat surface protein, which produces MENLIIYKPKNKEELKKLTDDENINLYNIDTSLIKDMSFLFKESKRKNFEGIENWNTSNVHDMIGMFKDAHYFNNDLNNWDTSNLKKISYMFFNASSFNKYPDKWNLDNIKEAYDVFNNDIDINKLPINLRINLYYEDFDKIKDIDIKDIYKTIITSKNRKIIAFRTKLEKEHYDELKNLIEHREQIEAKNEVKFNSIEEVKDYVNNNYEEYFDKNLKFIKDEYDILTKDKTKKIDIKIIKFIYGNYLKVKDNVMRLKIIDNIIDLIDIESFRNAAYKIFENDRSKIASRIIVGIYGKGNIIKDYAKSIQGKEFYPRSYYIYILALNDGKYALSLIDEMARKSKIESVRNASNSALDVIADRMKINRDELSGLLIPDFSLDKNGERIINIEEKKYKISVNSNMSIDIYDITEKEKILKTIPKTFSSELKSEINFMKKEIKNIVKKEREKILMLLMNGRKLSYDFWKKIYIDNSFLSQYSINLFWNLYDENENFINIFRYLGDGSFIDINDDYITLNENNLISLTSTTEINKDSIIKCINQLSDYEIAQPIKQIQIIDDLKDEFNKYNSITVTVSNIKNFASQFAFKEISEYYEEVNGYEYLDNYSGLSLYIESPFNRNSNYNDEIDIKISIQGKNENNKHLFERFMYGSILILENLIK; this is translated from the coding sequence ATGGAAAATTTAATTATATATAAGCCTAAAAACAAAGAAGAATTAAAAAAATTAACTGATGATGAAAATATAAATCTATACAATATAGATACAAGTCTTATAAAAGATATGAGTTTTTTATTTAAAGAAAGCAAAAGAAAGAATTTTGAAGGCATAGAAAATTGGAATACTTCAAATGTTCATGATATGATTGGTATGTTTAAAGATGCTCATTACTTCAATAATGATTTGAATAATTGGGATACTTCAAACCTTAAAAAAATTTCATATATGTTTTTTAATGCATCATCTTTCAATAAATATCCTGATAAATGGAATCTTGATAATATAAAAGAAGCTTATGATGTATTTAATAATGATATTGATATAAATAAACTTCCTATTAATCTTAGAATCAATTTATATTATGAAGATTTTGATAAAATAAAAGATATTGATATAAAAGATATATACAAAACTATCATTACTTCTAAAAACAGAAAGATTATAGCCTTTAGAACAAAGTTAGAAAAAGAACATTATGATGAACTTAAAAATCTTATAGAACATAGAGAACAAATAGAAGCTAAAAATGAAGTAAAGTTTAATAGCATAGAAGAAGTTAAGGATTATGTTAACAATAATTATGAAGAATATTTTGATAAAAATTTAAAATTTATTAAAGATGAATATGATATTCTCACAAAAGATAAAACTAAAAAGATTGATATAAAAATAATTAAATTCATTTACGGAAATTATTTGAAAGTTAAAGACAATGTGATGAGATTAAAAATCATAGATAATATCATAGATTTAATAGATATAGAAAGTTTCAGGAATGCTGCCTATAAAATATTTGAAAATGACAGAAGTAAAATCGCTTCAAGAATAATAGTAGGCATATATGGAAAAGGAAATATTATAAAAGATTATGCTAAAAGTATTCAGGGCAAAGAATTTTATCCGCGTTCATATTATATTTATATTTTAGCTTTAAATGACGGAAAATACGCTTTAAGTTTAATAGATGAAATGGCTAGAAAATCAAAGATTGAAAGCGTGAGAAATGCTTCTAATTCTGCACTCGATGTTATAGCCGACAGAATGAAAATAAATAGAGATGAGTTAAGCGGTTTACTAATTCCTGATTTTTCATTGGATAAAAATGGCGAGAGAATAATAAATATAGAAGAGAAAAAATACAAAATATCCGTCAATTCAAATATGTCTATTGATATATACGATATAACAGAAAAAGAAAAAATATTAAAAACTATTCCAAAAACTTTTTCATCTGAATTAAAATCAGAAATAAACTTCATGAAAAAAGAAATAAAGAATATTGTAAAAAAAGAAAGAGAAAAAATATTAATGCTTCTTATGAACGGAAGAAAATTGAGTTATGATTTTTGGAAAAAGATTTATATTGATAATTCATTTTTGAGTCAGTATTCTATAAATTTATTTTGGAACTTATATGATGAGAATGAAAATTTTATAAATATTTTCAGATATTTAGGAGATGGAAGTTTCATTGATATAAATGATGATTATATAACATTGAATGAAAATAATTTAATAAGTTTAACCTCAACTACTGAAATAAATAAAGATTCAATAATAAAGTGCATCAATCAATTATCTGATTATGAGATAGCACAGCCTATTAAACAGATTCAAATAATAGATGATTTAAAAGACGAGTTCAATAAATATAATAGTATAACAGTGACAGTATCAAATATAAAAAATTTCGCTTCTCAATTTGCATTTAAAGAGATTTCTGAATATTATGAAGAAGTTAATGGTTATGAATACTTAGATAATTACAGCGGCTTATCATTATATATAGAATCTCCTTTTAATAGAAATTCAAATTACAATGATGAAATTGATATAAAAATATCTATTCAAGGCAAAAATGAGAATAATAAACATTTATTTGAAAGATTTATGTACGGAAGCATTTTAATTTTAGAAAATTTGATTAAATAA
- the purC gene encoding phosphoribosylaminoimidazolesuccinocarboxamide synthase, which translates to MSKEKKEMMYEGKAKKIYATDNPDEIIVYYKDDATAFNGEKKGSIKDKGVMNNEITTLLFKMLEKNGVKTHFIEKLNEREQLCQKVKIFPLEVIVRNLIAGSMAKRLGIEEGTVPPNTIFEICYKNDEYGDPLINDHHAVALKLATYDELKYIYEVTAKVNNLLKDALDKIGITLVDFKVEFGKNAKGEILLADEITPDTCRFWDKETGKKLDKDRFRRDLGSIEEAYIEVLNRLNNL; encoded by the coding sequence ATGTCTAAAGAAAAAAAAGAAATGATGTACGAGGGAAAAGCTAAAAAGATTTATGCTACAGATAATCCTGATGAAATAATTGTGTATTATAAAGATGATGCTACTGCTTTTAATGGTGAGAAAAAAGGCTCTATAAAAGATAAAGGCGTTATGAATAATGAAATAACAACTTTACTCTTCAAAATGCTTGAAAAAAACGGAGTAAAAACTCACTTCATAGAAAAGTTAAATGAAAGAGAACAGCTTTGTCAGAAAGTTAAAATCTTCCCATTAGAAGTGATTGTTAGAAATTTAATAGCAGGTTCTATGGCTAAAAGACTTGGAATAGAAGAGGGTACAGTTCCTCCTAATACTATATTTGAAATTTGTTATAAAAATGATGAATACGGCGATCCTTTAATCAATGATCATCATGCTGTTGCTTTGAAATTAGCTACTTATGATGAATTAAAATATATTTATGAAGTAACTGCAAAAGTGAATAATCTATTAAAAGATGCTTTGGATAAAATAGGAATTACTTTAGTTGACTTCAAAGTAGAGTTTGGTAAAAATGCAAAAGGCGAAATACTTTTAGCTGATGAGATTACTCCTGATACTTGCAGATTCTGGGATAAAGAAACTGGTAAAAAATTAGATAAAGACAGATTCAGAAGAGATTTAGGTTCTATTGAAGAGGCTTATATAGAAGTGTTAAATAGACTTAATAATCTATAA
- a CDS encoding deoxyguanosinetriphosphate triphosphohydrolase, with translation MRTIRLDIETREKGFLSPAAAFSADSKGTVYPREKDDIRTIYMQDRDRIVHSEYFRRLKDKAQVIMLSVGDFRTRLTHTLEVMQIARSIARALRLNEDLTEAIAFGHDLGHSPFGHAGERAISKYFKGFHHSSHSLRVVEHLEKGKGLNLSFEVRDGIIKHTKGKNGKLIADSSGPSTNEGMIVRISDTIAYANHDVDDAIRYGLLKYEDLPKDIVKVLGTTYGERADTMIMGVIEASMEKMEIDIDEKVLKAINDLRAFMFKTVYESKAILEDVERVNRIISTIFEYLLKHKDIIEEDTLFKKADIPYNSDEELVKDYVAHLTDSEAISLHKKITYGKFNYI, from the coding sequence TTGAGAACTATAAGACTTGATATAGAAACCAGAGAAAAAGGCTTTTTATCTCCTGCTGCAGCTTTTTCAGCAGATAGTAAAGGCACAGTATACCCTAGAGAAAAAGACGATATAAGAACTATTTATATGCAGGATAGAGACAGAATAGTACATAGCGAATATTTCAGACGCCTTAAAGATAAAGCACAAGTTATAATGCTTTCAGTAGGCGATTTCAGGACAAGACTTACTCATACACTTGAAGTTATGCAAATAGCTAGAAGCATAGCAAGAGCTTTAAGACTAAATGAAGATTTAACAGAAGCTATTGCATTTGGGCATGATTTAGGACATTCTCCATTCGGACATGCCGGAGAGAGAGCTATATCAAAATATTTCAAAGGTTTTCATCATTCTTCACATTCTTTAAGAGTAGTAGAACATCTTGAAAAAGGTAAAGGACTAAATTTAAGTTTTGAAGTACGCGATGGTATTATAAAGCATACCAAAGGAAAAAACGGAAAACTTATTGCTGACTCATCAGGTCCTTCAACTAATGAGGGCATGATAGTAAGGATATCAGACACTATAGCGTATGCGAATCATGATGTTGATGATGCTATAAGATACGGACTTCTTAAATATGAGGATTTACCTAAAGATATAGTTAAAGTTCTTGGAACAACTTATGGAGAGAGAGCAGACACTATGATTATGGGTGTTATAGAAGCTAGTATGGAAAAGATGGAAATTGATATTGATGAAAAAGTATTAAAAGCTATTAATGATTTAAGGGCTTTCATGTTTAAGACTGTTTATGAAAGCAAAGCGATACTCGAAGATGTTGAAAGAGTAAACAGAATAATTTCAACAATATTTGAATATTTATTAAAGCATAAAGATATTATAGAAGAAGATACTTTATTCAAAAAAGCAGATATACCTTATAACAGCGATGAAGAATTAGTAAAAGATTATGTTGCGCATCTTACAGATTCTGAAGCTATATCATTACATAAAAAAATTACCTATGGAAAATTTAATTATATATAA
- a CDS encoding AAA family ATPase, with the protein MISGMPDCSIAYHINAIRRIDENSELKNLFYNFDYRNNDIEFNYNFDNINHNLMITPILKKDISFDNKTDDINELEYKLNIEFEDKKKEEYKYIFRNTSIRKTIRRIGEKEYLNNIKELYLHNVVECIDLLDSLANIVKNKDEELLINLISFFNKNIKSIKIIKNDIYLDIEGINELVLLNLMGDGLKKYLSIIIPMVVNQYNMILVDEIENGLHHKSIKHLLRSILNLSKNNSNIQIFFTTHSYEVLKFLSEIADKEFNDMKDMINIINIVNTENKGFQSYNYDIDGVKELLENDSDIRY; encoded by the coding sequence ATAATATCTGGCATGCCTGACTGTTCAATAGCTTATCATATCAATGCTATAAGAAGAATAGATGAAAATTCAGAATTAAAAAATTTATTTTATAATTTTGATTATAGAAATAATGATATAGAATTTAACTATAACTTTGATAATATAAATCATAATTTGATGATAACTCCTATATTAAAAAAAGATATTTCATTTGACAATAAAACAGATGATATAAATGAATTAGAATATAAACTTAATATAGAATTTGAAGATAAGAAAAAAGAAGAATATAAATATATTTTTAGAAATACTAGTATTAGAAAAACAATAAGAAGAATTGGAGAAAAAGAATATCTTAATAATATAAAAGAATTATACTTGCATAATGTAGTAGAATGCATAGATTTATTGGATTCACTTGCTAATATAGTAAAAAATAAAGATGAAGAATTATTAATAAATTTAATATCATTTTTCAACAAAAATATAAAATCTATAAAAATAATAAAAAATGATATATATTTAGATATAGAAGGTATTAATGAACTAGTATTATTAAACCTTATGGGAGACGGATTAAAAAAATACCTTTCAATTATTATTCCTATGGTAGTAAATCAATATAATATGATATTAGTTGATGAAATAGAAAATGGTTTGCATCATAAAAGTATTAAGCATTTATTAAGAAGCATATTAAATTTAAGTAAGAATAATAGCAATATACAAATATTTTTTACAACTCATAGCTATGAGGTATTAAAATTTTTATCAGAAATAGCAGATAAAGAATTTAATGATATGAAAGATATGATAAATATTATTAATATAGTTAATACAGAAAATAAAGGTTTTCAGTCATACAATTATGATATTGACGGAGTTAAAGAATTATTAGAAAACGATTCGGATATAAGGTATTAA
- a CDS encoding DUF3226 domain-containing protein, which translates to MDNNKKYIILVEGKADKKFIKDYIKYQYQIDTDINDNIIIEENGGKSFNKNNINNIQKYIDDDYELAVIFDADNNFEEAKNNIKTNLNIDDNNIFLFPNNNSLGTLEDILSNIAVIKDIINCFDKYTNCIDSIPETITPAKKSKIYAYLESIKSYDKKTITEDKRDYTENF; encoded by the coding sequence ATGGATAATAATAAAAAGTACATAATACTTGTTGAAGGTAAAGCTGATAAAAAATTCATAAAAGACTATATTAAATATCAATACCAAATAGATACTGATATCAATGATAATATTATTATAGAAGAAAACGGCGGAAAAAGTTTTAACAAAAACAATATAAATAATATTCAAAAATATATTGATGATGATTACGAATTAGCAGTGATATTTGATGCTGATAACAATTTTGAAGAAGCAAAAAATAATATAAAAACAAATTTAAATATAGATGATAATAATATATTTTTATTTCCAAATAATAATTCTTTAGGTACTTTAGAAGATATATTAAGTAATATTGCTGTCATAAAAGATATAATTAATTGTTTTGACAAATACACAAATTGCATAGATTCAATACCTGAAACTATAACTCCAGCTAAAAAATCAAAAATATATGCATATTTAGAATCAATAAAATCATATGATAAAAAAACAATAACAGAAGATAAAAGAGATTATACTGAAAATTTTTAA
- the purF gene encoding amidophosphoribosyltransferase produces the protein MNNIYMNDKPREECGVFGIYSKEIKKDILKTLNYALYSLQHRGQESAGITVSNYKHLFTYKSMGLVSDLFSSNIPKDTEGNIAIGHVRYSTTGASKIENAQPLENLFRLGQIAIAHNGNLTNAEELRYELEEGGATFNATSDTEVIIKLIARKTVNNFIEGIKECVNIIKGAFALVIVVDGKLIGVRDPYGIRPLCLGTNANGDYFLASESCALDAVGSKFIRDIEAGEMVIIDEEGVKSFKYAKDQVKHYPCAFEHIYFARPESNIDGINVYNVRFQTGVLLAKKNTIDADIVIGVQDSGTIAALGFAKESGIPYSIGLVKNRYIGRTFIMPEQSSREETVKLKFNPLRHLIDGKRVILIDDSLVRGTTSRILIDIVRKAGAKEVHFRSASPVIKSPCYYGVDISSKKELIGAKLSVEEIRKEINADTLEYLTIEDMLEALQNQNYCIGCFTGEYPTEIPNRPAAEKTC, from the coding sequence ATGAATAATATTTATATGAATGACAAGCCTAGAGAAGAATGCGGAGTTTTTGGTATTTATTCTAAAGAAATAAAGAAAGATATATTAAAAACTTTAAATTATGCACTTTATTCCTTACAGCATAGAGGACAGGAAAGTGCAGGTATTACAGTATCAAATTACAAACATTTATTTACTTATAAATCTATGGGGCTTGTATCAGATTTATTTTCTAGTAATATACCTAAAGATACAGAAGGTAATATTGCTATAGGACATGTAAGATATTCCACTACAGGTGCTAGTAAAATAGAAAATGCTCAGCCGCTTGAAAACCTTTTCAGATTGGGACAAATTGCTATAGCTCATAACGGTAACTTGACTAATGCTGAAGAATTAAGATATGAACTTGAAGAAGGAGGAGCAACATTCAATGCTACTTCTGATACAGAGGTTATTATTAAACTTATAGCTAGAAAAACTGTTAATAACTTCATAGAAGGCATTAAAGAATGTGTTAATATTATAAAAGGAGCTTTTGCTTTAGTTATAGTTGTTGATGGCAAACTTATAGGTGTAAGAGATCCTTATGGAATAAGACCATTATGTTTGGGTACAAATGCCAATGGTGATTATTTCTTAGCTTCCGAGTCCTGTGCTTTAGATGCTGTAGGCTCTAAATTCATAAGAGATATAGAAGCAGGAGAAATGGTTATAATAGATGAGGAAGGTGTTAAATCTTTCAAATACGCTAAAGACCAAGTTAAACATTATCCTTGTGCTTTTGAACATATATATTTTGCACGCCCTGAAAGTAATATAGACGGCATTAATGTTTATAATGTAAGATTCCAAACAGGCGTATTGCTTGCCAAAAAAAATACAATAGACGCAGATATAGTTATAGGTGTTCAAGACTCTGGTACAATAGCGGCATTAGGATTTGCTAAAGAAAGCGGTATTCCATATAGCATAGGTTTAGTAAAAAACAGATATATAGGAAGAACTTTCATCATGCCTGAACAATCATCAAGAGAAGAAACTGTAAAACTTAAATTTAACCCTTTAAGACATTTAATAGACGGTAAAAGAGTTATATTAATAGATGATTCATTGGTTAGAGGAACTACAAGCAGAATATTGATAGATATTGTTAGAAAAGCAGGTGCTAAAGAGGTGCATTTCAGATCAGCATCTCCTGTTATAAAAAGTCCTTGCTACTATGGAGTTGATATATCTTCCAAAAAAGAACTTATAGGAGCTAAACTCTCTGTAGAAGAGATCCGAAAGGAAATCAATGCTGATACTTTAGAATATCTCACTATAGAAGATATGCTTGAAGCTTTACAAAATCAGAATTACTGTATAGGCTGTTTTACAGGAGAATATCCTACTGAAATACCAAACAGACCTGCAGCTGAAAAGACTTGCTGA
- the purE gene encoding 5-(carboxyamino)imidazole ribonucleotide mutase, protein MKVAIIFGSRSDTDKMKGAASCLKEFGIEYKAFVLSAHRVPEHLEKTIKNIEENNYEVIIAGAGLAAHLPGVIASKTILPVIGVPISASNLDGMDALLSIVQMPKPITVATVGINNSYNAGMLAVEMLALKYNDIKNKLIEYRKKMKEDFIADNEKPIEFDI, encoded by the coding sequence ATGAAAGTTGCTATAATATTTGGAAGCAGATCTGATACTGATAAAATGAAAGGTGCTGCTTCTTGTTTAAAAGAATTTGGAATTGAGTATAAAGCATTTGTTCTTTCAGCTCATAGAGTGCCTGAACATCTTGAAAAAACTATTAAAAATATAGAAGAAAATAATTATGAAGTGATAATAGCAGGTGCAGGACTTGCAGCACATTTACCGGGTGTAATAGCTTCAAAAACTATACTTCCTGTAATAGGTGTTCCTATTAGTGCAAGCAATCTTGACGGAATGGACGCTTTACTTTCTATAGTTCAAATGCCTAAGCCTATAACTGTTGCTACTGTTGGCATAAATAATTCTTATAATGCCGGTATGCTTGCTGTGGAAATGCTTGCTTTAAAATATAATGATATTAAAAATAAATTGATAGAATACAGAAAAAAAATGAAAGAAGATTTTATTGCTGATAATGAAAAGCCTATAGAGTTTGATATTTAA